From Parus major isolate Abel chromosome 1A, Parus_major1.1, whole genome shotgun sequence, the proteins below share one genomic window:
- the KITLG gene encoding kit ligand isoform X1: MKKAQTWIITCFCLQLLLLNPLVKAQSSCGNPVTDDVNDIAKLVGNLPNDYLITLKYVPKMDSLPNHCWLHLMVPEFSRSLHNLLQKFSDIPDMSDVLSNYSIINNLTRIINDLMACLAFDKNKDFVKENGHLYEEGHFIPEDFFRHFNSTIEVYKESADRLDKNDCILPSTVGTPENDSRVAVTKTFLFPPVAASSLRNDSIGSSTNSNKEALGFISSSSLQGISIALTSLLSLLIGFILGAIYWKKIHPKSRPESDETTQCHDYQEENEISVLQQKEKEHLQV, encoded by the exons ACTTGGATTATCACTTGCTTTTGTCTTCAACTACTCCTACTTAATCCTCTTGTCAAAGCCCAGAGTTCCTGCGGGAATCCAGTCACAGATGATGTGAATGACATTGCAAAATTG GTTGGAAATCTCCCAAATGATTATCTGATAACCCTTAAATATGTCCCGAAGATGGATAGTCTG CCTAATCACTGTTGGTTGCATTTGATGGTGCCTGAATTTTCAAGGAGTCTGCATAATCTTCTCCAGAAATTTTCAGATATTCCAGATATGTCGGATGTTTTAAGCAACTATTCAATCATCAACAATCTCACAAGGATAATTAATGATCTTATGGCATGCCTTGCTTTTGATAAAAACAAG gattttgtaaaagaaaatggtCACCTTTATGAAGAAGGTCACTTCATTCCTGAGGACTTTTTTAGGCACTTTAATAGTACCATTGAGGTCTACAAAGAGTCTGCAGACAGATTGGATAAGAATGACTGCATTCTGCCTTCAACAGTAGGAACACCGGAAAATG ATTCCAGAGTCGCTgtcacaaaaacatttttgtttcctcctgtTGCTGCCAGCTCTCTTAGGAATGACAGCATTGGCAGTAGCACTAACAGTAACA AAGAAGCACTTGGCTTCATtagcagctccagcctgcaaGGGATCAGCATAGCTCTGACATCATTGCTGTCTCTCCTTATTGGCTTTATTTTGGGAGCCATATACTGGAAG AAAATACATCCCAAATCCAGACCAGAAAGTGATGAAACTACACAGTGTCATGACTATcaagaggaaaatgagataAG TGTGttgcagcaaaaagaaaaggaacatcTACAAGTGTAG
- the KITLG gene encoding kit ligand isoform X2: protein MKKAQTWIITCFCLQLLLLNPLVKAQSSCGNPVTDDVNDIAKLVGNLPNDYLITLKYVPKMDSLPNHCWLHLMVPEFSRSLHNLLQKFSDIPDMSDVLSNYSIINNLTRIINDLMACLAFDKNKDFVKENGHLYEEGHFIPEDFFRHFNSTIEVYKESADRLDKNDCILPSTVGTPENEEALGFISSSSLQGISIALTSLLSLLIGFILGAIYWKKIHPKSRPESDETTQCHDYQEENEISVLQQKEKEHLQV, encoded by the exons ACTTGGATTATCACTTGCTTTTGTCTTCAACTACTCCTACTTAATCCTCTTGTCAAAGCCCAGAGTTCCTGCGGGAATCCAGTCACAGATGATGTGAATGACATTGCAAAATTG GTTGGAAATCTCCCAAATGATTATCTGATAACCCTTAAATATGTCCCGAAGATGGATAGTCTG CCTAATCACTGTTGGTTGCATTTGATGGTGCCTGAATTTTCAAGGAGTCTGCATAATCTTCTCCAGAAATTTTCAGATATTCCAGATATGTCGGATGTTTTAAGCAACTATTCAATCATCAACAATCTCACAAGGATAATTAATGATCTTATGGCATGCCTTGCTTTTGATAAAAACAAG gattttgtaaaagaaaatggtCACCTTTATGAAGAAGGTCACTTCATTCCTGAGGACTTTTTTAGGCACTTTAATAGTACCATTGAGGTCTACAAAGAGTCTGCAGACAGATTGGATAAGAATGACTGCATTCTGCCTTCAACAGTAGGAACACCGGAAAATG AAGAAGCACTTGGCTTCATtagcagctccagcctgcaaGGGATCAGCATAGCTCTGACATCATTGCTGTCTCTCCTTATTGGCTTTATTTTGGGAGCCATATACTGGAAG AAAATACATCCCAAATCCAGACCAGAAAGTGATGAAACTACACAGTGTCATGACTATcaagaggaaaatgagataAG TGTGttgcagcaaaaagaaaaggaacatcTACAAGTGTAG